The Bacillus mycoides genome includes a region encoding these proteins:
- a CDS encoding helix-turn-helix transcriptional regulator, whose translation MDKQEFIQLVNEKLKLIRIENDLSQDKMSEIIGLSKKTLIEIEKGRRSLTWTGAVCVVTLFEDSDIVHMTFGDDINEIIKTIAFTNYNNSFPKTLGGKLWWRELKELNGYKIQQNILSQHYRILNKENHRICSSFELNELEKRFIEITK comes from the coding sequence ATGGATAAACAAGAATTTATTCAATTAGTAAATGAAAAATTAAAACTTATTCGTATTGAAAATGATTTATCACAAGATAAAATGTCTGAAATTATCGGTTTATCCAAAAAAACCTTAATAGAAATAGAAAAAGGGAGACGCAGTCTCACATGGACAGGCGCAGTATGTGTGGTCACTCTTTTTGAAGATAGCGATATAGTCCATATGACTTTTGGAGACGATATTAACGAGATTATCAAAACAATTGCTTTTACAAATTATAATAATAGTTTCCCAAAGACTTTAGGAGGAAAACTATGGTGGCGAGAACTAAAAGAGTTGAATGGTTATAAAATACAACAAAACATCCTTTCTCAACATTACCGAATTTTAAACAAAGAAAATCATAGAATATGTAGTTCATTTGAATTAAATGAACTTGAAAAAAGATTTATAGAAATAACAAAATAA
- a CDS encoding DUF6973 domain-containing protein, with translation MNLKFKKTVLGLLSGIFLTMTVGNAAVAETDPVNEKAYMAAFEQLVVEMDNGQIQNEEEGNKRFDELVIEKESNPNTRVKRSASIAGALGKSAEMQACLRSIGAYKCGQARLNVNAAINMAKAYYPSSTHNGKGDAFRHSYWNALMCKSIGCSNAKIVADNHERYNPGPQKEHDMDYYNNQKGRDMYQWRVHNGWSVSPQAMADNLRQDIRNGLLKYISYQYDSNGSLWWTNQ, from the coding sequence ATGAATTTGAAGTTTAAGAAAACAGTATTAGGACTCCTATCTGGTATCTTTTTAACGATGACAGTAGGTAATGCAGCAGTAGCAGAAACTGATCCAGTCAATGAAAAAGCTTATATGGCCGCTTTTGAACAGTTGGTTGTAGAAATGGATAACGGTCAGATTCAAAATGAAGAAGAAGGTAATAAAAGATTTGATGAGTTAGTAATTGAAAAGGAAAGCAATCCTAATACACGAGTAAAACGTAGTGCTAGTATTGCAGGTGCTTTAGGAAAAAGTGCTGAAATGCAAGCATGTCTGAGATCAATAGGTGCTTATAAATGTGGGCAAGCAAGATTAAATGTTAATGCAGCTATTAATATGGCTAAAGCATATTATCCAAGCAGTACTCATAATGGAAAAGGGGACGCATTTAGACATTCCTATTGGAATGCTCTTATGTGTAAAAGTATAGGTTGCTCTAATGCTAAAATTGTAGCAGATAACCATGAAAGATATAATCCAGGTCCTCAAAAAGAACATGATATGGATTACTATAATAATCAAAAAGGGCGCGACATGTATCAATGGAGAGTGCATAACGGTTGGTCTGTAAGTCCGCAAGCTATGGCTGATAATTTAAGACAAGATATACGTAATGGACTTTTAAAATATATTAGTTATCAGTATGACTCTAACGGGTCACTCTGGTGGACAAATCAATAA